The genomic window GCGTAAAGCATTCGCGCGTTCCATCAACGTCCGTCAAACTCGTGAACTATAACCGAAGCGATTCGTTGTAAAGATTGCCAAATGGAGCGCAATGCGGATACCAGCTCGATTAATCCTATTAAATCGATGCTTCCTATTTTCCAGAAACGATATGGCGTACGGACCTCGATTGGCTAGTGACTCACCGGGATCGTCTGGTTGTATCCAGTTTCATGAATCCAAACGTGAATCTCAGCATCCTAACGGGCTTCATAACTCCTCAGCCTTTCGTCACCTTAGCACCGGACGAAGAATCCGATAATATAGCCAACGACATCGTCACGACGAAATTGGAATTGACCGacgttattaataaatcagcAGCGATGGAATTTCGACCACGCGACAGCACGAACGAACATCTTGGTCAGTTTCGTACACCAGCCAGTACCAATCTACCCGTATCCAATGCAAGAGTTTCAAGCGTTAGCACTACTTTACCTACCAACAAGATTACGATGCCCATGACGccaaaaattattaacgacACGACAAAAACACCGTCCATAGTCGATGGAGCATCGAAACTAAATTCCTCGAGACTAACATCCGCGGCTTCTCCGATTACAACAACAGCAACGACCGGCACAAATATGGCAGAAACGACTACGGCAACGAtaacaacgacaacgacgacgacaacaaCAACGAGAAGCGTTAAAGCGCCTGCAAGCTCAGACGAAGCGGCAACGGTTACGGCTGCGACTACGACCGCAACCGCAGTTCCAACCGCTGCTACAGCTGTAACAACAACGTCACCGTCGACGTTATCTTCAACGTCTAGCTCGATGAAGTATGGCAATACCGTTAGAAGACCTACCGCCGCGAAGTCGATTATTCGAAGCAATAATTCGAGGAGTAAATTGAAAACGAAGAACACGGGGAAATCATCGACGACTGTTAGGCCCGGTAAGAGCGTTGGGAATATGACGGCGCAGAGTATGTCGTTGACGATGAATAGTTTAGCTGATTTGGATCACCCGGAGAAGCTGAATCTCGAGTTTCAAGCGGGTAAGTTAAAATCGAATCTCGAGttgttctctctttctctgatTTGTCGTAATCTTTCTTCTTGTATCTCCATTAGCTGAATCATACGGACCTATTACTCTCGAGTACTTGAATTACGCCATCGCTCTCGGAGTGTATTCCGTGAGATACCCAGCGGTGTTCTGGTCGTGCAATAAACCGCTGGCCACGATTTTTAGTTTCCAGTTGATCGTCAATTCCGCCCAGAGTTTATTAGCCTATATTGGGATGTCCGTACTTTACAAGGTAAGAGACACTCTTGCAGTAAATTCccttacgaaaataaaaaataacaggaaagttaaaatttgtaatatgttCAGGTTCAAGTGATGGGACCGTTGAAGGTGCTACCAGTTCTTCGACAACAGTATCGCACTATATCGACTACTAGCAGCATATCAACGATCTTCGGGGACTCTTACTTCTTATTAAACCCACACGTTACCCTCGTCTTGTTTGCTCTTTCCTCCCTCCTGGTGCTCTGTTCTAGCATGGTGATGTATTTCTACGCTTACGGCAGGTAAGTCGCTTTCCATCCCCTCCCatgttttctttcattctgcCCTATTTCGTTCTTTAATGAAACTGCCTTTCGCCAtacaaaagtttctttaacTTCTTTGCGTTTCTGCACATACAGGTTTACGGCGTTTTTGAGCCAAGAACGAGAGCGTCGAATAATCTTGTCAAAGGAGAATAGAAGTGGCAATGGTTGGATATATTTCATTCACTGCACCGCTCTGTGCGTATTCCTGGCGATCGCGATCTGCAGCGCACCGTTGCTCTACGACTACAGCGTCGTATATCGTGGCAGTCTGGATGGTGCAATATTAGCTTGCGTCGTCGCTACTGTTCTGCACTTGTTCCTCTGGTTACTCTTATGGATCTTTCTCACGATAAAACAACGCTGGACATTCAAATTGCGAGTGACGATCGG from Bombus pyrosoma isolate SC7728 linkage group LG8, ASM1482585v1, whole genome shotgun sequence includes these protein-coding regions:
- the LOC122570331 gene encoding protein tincar isoform X5; this translates as MSMTGSLMGYENNNEVNQAKCKKPLKPLPIVSSVNSSGITTTNKAKKPRRSTRRNSCIRGHVNSLWSVWYGVLAVAFQAYIGLRYAKRFAAYLSLPWPADAPPPKVELYACLVLAGAGVVLLPVLLGAAFLKLGNLANDGVKLGRHLSACSRDPPSSLLTNNPDHSLANNLWRHGGPTAAFVHLCTAMCFLLPSLLMEARLIHAGFLPKETIWRTDLDWLVTHRDRLVVSSFMNPNVNLSILTGFITPQPFVTLAPDEESDNIANDIVTTKLELTDVINKSAAMEFRPRDSTNEHLGQFRTPASTNLPVSNARVSSVSTTLPTNKITMPMTPKIINDTTKTPSIVDGASKLNSSRLTSAASPITTTATTGTNMAETTTATITTTTTTTTTTRSVKAPASSDEAATVTAATTTATAVPTAATAVTTTSPSTLSSTSSSMKYGNTVRRPTAAKSIIRSNNSRSKLKTKNTGKSSTTVRPGKSVGNMTAQSMSLTMNSLADLDHPEKLNLEFQAAESYGPITLEYLNYAIALGVYSVRYPAVFWSCNKPLATIFSFQLIVNSAQSLLAYIGMSVLYKVQVMGPLKVLPVLRQQYRTISTTSSISTIFGDSYFLLNPHVTLVLFALSSLLVLCSSMVMYFYAYGRFTAFLSQERERRIILSKENRSGNGWIYFIHCTALCVFLAIAICSAPLLYDYSVVYRGSLDGAILACVVATVLHLFLWLLLWIFLTIKQRWTFKLRVTIGRATVRSARSVKLVTDVDLLSARDDEDGTNAPLLVVGNGRTYTIADASPKKAIMSVIQKAAIERKARSQGNVDSVNGDSAADDEQIYWLRPKLRPSPTRSPNDGNVAPTTEKGWLNKKLKPKVTFNDLPSTSGSRNKGKVRRGTGDGGPEDDGDYATLRELPLITSLDPADDSTSEENKWERWLIARRDVIPKFGNMDEYARGCGRKEKIKWKKKKWKKVEMFAVDKGEDSRFVTSLRRPM